In a genomic window of Epinephelus fuscoguttatus linkage group LG23, E.fuscoguttatus.final_Chr_v1:
- the LOC125883391 gene encoding Fc receptor-like B isoform X5, whose amino-acid sequence MKVAALSLLLLLDSLDSGSAPVSLSVSPKRSQFFKYDSFSVSCEGEEQSEEEVAGWRVMKRTEDGEVRPCPSSCSITAAFPATDSGVYWCETGRGETSNSVNISVTAGSVILDSPVLPVMEGHDVTLSCRPRVTMSSFHLTADFYKDGVFIRSSSTGNMTIHSVSPSDEGLYRCNVSGAAGAGGSADSWLTVRAPPAGRDPPPPLLSVSALLRHLVVGAPYLLSTILLGLIYRDRARVQHARKSRQTSDDVIMEMAA is encoded by the exons GGATTCTCTGGACTCTGGTTCTGCTCCAG TCTCTCTGAGCGTCTCCCCCAAAAGATCCCAGTTCTTTAAATATGACAGTTTCTCTGTGAGCTGTgagggagaggagcagagcgaGGAAGAGGTGGCTGGATGGAGAGTGATGAAGAGGACGGAGGATGGAGAG GTGCGTCCATGTCCGTCCTCCTGCTCCATCACTGCTGCCTTCCCTGCCACAGACAGCGGAGTGTACTGGTGTGAAACTGGACGGGGAGAAACCAGTAACAGTGTCAACATCAGCGTCACTG CTGGTTCAGTGATCCTGGACAGTCCAGTCCTCCCTGTGATGGAGGGACACGACGTGACTCTGAGCTGCAGACCAAGAGTCACAATGTCTTCCTTCCACCTCACAGCTGATTTCTATAAAGATGGCGTCTTCATCAGGAGCAGCTCCACAGGAAACATGACCATCCACAGCGTTTCTCCATCTGATGAAGGACTCTACAGATGTAACGTCTCTGGAGCAGCTGGAGCTGGAGGATCAGCAGACAGCTGGCTGACTGTCAGAG CGCCTCCTGCAGGCCGTgatcctccacctcctctgctgtctgtctccgCTCTGCTGCGCCACCTGGTGGTTGGAGCTCCTTACCTGCTGTCCACCATCTTACTGGGACTCATTTacagagacagagcgagag tgcaGCATGCCAGGAAATCAAGGCAAACATCCGATGATGTTATAATGGAAATGGCTGCATGA
- the LOC125883391 gene encoding Fc receptor-like B isoform X4, protein MRTEVKNIKCVHKVMYFPLCDLVLDSLDSGSAPVSLSVSPKRSQFFKYDSFSVSCEGEEQSEEEVAGWRVMKRTEDGEVRPCPSSCSITAAFPATDSGVYWCETGRGETSNSVNISVTAGSVILDSPVLPVMEGHDVTLSCRPRVTMSSFHLTADFYKDGVFIRSSSTGNMTIHSVSPSDEGLYRCNVSGAAGAGGSADSWLTVRAPPAGRDPPPPLLSVSALLRHLVVGAPYLLSTILLGLIYRDRARACQEIKANIR, encoded by the exons GGATTCTCTGGACTCTGGTTCTGCTCCAG TCTCTCTGAGCGTCTCCCCCAAAAGATCCCAGTTCTTTAAATATGACAGTTTCTCTGTGAGCTGTgagggagaggagcagagcgaGGAAGAGGTGGCTGGATGGAGAGTGATGAAGAGGACGGAGGATGGAGAG GTGCGTCCATGTCCGTCCTCCTGCTCCATCACTGCTGCCTTCCCTGCCACAGACAGCGGAGTGTACTGGTGTGAAACTGGACGGGGAGAAACCAGTAACAGTGTCAACATCAGCGTCACTG CTGGTTCAGTGATCCTGGACAGTCCAGTCCTCCCTGTGATGGAGGGACACGACGTGACTCTGAGCTGCAGACCAAGAGTCACAATGTCTTCCTTCCACCTCACAGCTGATTTCTATAAAGATGGCGTCTTCATCAGGAGCAGCTCCACAGGAAACATGACCATCCACAGCGTTTCTCCATCTGATGAAGGACTCTACAGATGTAACGTCTCTGGAGCAGCTGGAGCTGGAGGATCAGCAGACAGCTGGCTGACTGTCAGAG CGCCTCCTGCAGGCCGTgatcctccacctcctctgctgtctgtctccgCTCTGCTGCGCCACCTGGTGGTTGGAGCTCCTTACCTGCTGTCCACCATCTTACTGGGACTCATTTacagagacagagcgagag CATGCCAGGAAATCAAGGCAAACATCCGATGA
- the LOC125883391 gene encoding Fc receptor-like B isoform X3 has protein sequence MRTEVKNIKCVHKVMYFPLCDLVLDSLDSGSAPVSLSVSPKRSQFFKYDSFSVSCEGEEQSEEEVAGWRVMKRTEDGEVRPCPSSCSITAAFPATDSGVYWCETGRGETSNSVNISVTAGSVILDSPVLPVMEGHDVTLSCRPRVTMSSFHLTADFYKDGVFIRSSSTGNMTIHSVSPSDEGLYRCNVSGAAGAGGSADSWLTVRAPPAGRDPPPPLLSVSALLRHLVVGAPYLLSTILLGLIYRDRARVQHARKSRQTSDDVIMEMAA, from the exons GGATTCTCTGGACTCTGGTTCTGCTCCAG TCTCTCTGAGCGTCTCCCCCAAAAGATCCCAGTTCTTTAAATATGACAGTTTCTCTGTGAGCTGTgagggagaggagcagagcgaGGAAGAGGTGGCTGGATGGAGAGTGATGAAGAGGACGGAGGATGGAGAG GTGCGTCCATGTCCGTCCTCCTGCTCCATCACTGCTGCCTTCCCTGCCACAGACAGCGGAGTGTACTGGTGTGAAACTGGACGGGGAGAAACCAGTAACAGTGTCAACATCAGCGTCACTG CTGGTTCAGTGATCCTGGACAGTCCAGTCCTCCCTGTGATGGAGGGACACGACGTGACTCTGAGCTGCAGACCAAGAGTCACAATGTCTTCCTTCCACCTCACAGCTGATTTCTATAAAGATGGCGTCTTCATCAGGAGCAGCTCCACAGGAAACATGACCATCCACAGCGTTTCTCCATCTGATGAAGGACTCTACAGATGTAACGTCTCTGGAGCAGCTGGAGCTGGAGGATCAGCAGACAGCTGGCTGACTGTCAGAG CGCCTCCTGCAGGCCGTgatcctccacctcctctgctgtctgtctccgCTCTGCTGCGCCACCTGGTGGTTGGAGCTCCTTACCTGCTGTCCACCATCTTACTGGGACTCATTTacagagacagagcgagag tgcaGCATGCCAGGAAATCAAGGCAAACATCCGATGATGTTATAATGGAAATGGCTGCATGA